AGCGCTAACCTGAGCCATGCTAATCTCAGCCAGGCAGATTTGGTGCAAGCAGCCTTCTTTGCTGCAAACTTACAGGGAGCCAACCTGGCGCAGGTACGATTTGAAGAGGCTCACTTTGATGGGGTGTACGCGGATGACGCCACTGTATGGCCTGAAGGTTTCAACGAGAAGAACCACGATCTGTTCGAGAAGGCCCATTGATGGTTCCGGTGATCTATGCCAGTGTCTGATTTCCTGCTTGGGGGTTTGGGCCAAAACCCCCGAAATGGTATAGATGTCGTATTGACCGCCGCGCTCGGCGCAGTAGGCCAGCCGCCCGCCGTCAGGCGACCAGCCGTGCAGGTAGCTGGGGCCTTTTTCGGTAACTAATACAGACTCGCCACCGGCCCGAGGCAGAATGTAGATGCGCGATGCGGCGTCTTCATGGGTGTGGTGGCTGACGGCAAGCTGGCTGTTGTCTGGCGAGAGGACGTGGTCGTTGTTGCAGTCAGTGGCAAAGCCGGTGTCAATCTCCCAGATTGCGCCAGTTGCCAGT
Above is a genomic segment from Candidatus Leptovillus gracilis containing:
- a CDS encoding PD40 domain-containing protein; its protein translation is MYTYELATGAIWEIDTGFATDCNNDHVLSPDNSQLAVSHHTHEDAASRIYILPRAGGESVLVTEKGPSYLHGWSPDGGRLAYCAERGGQYDIYTISGVLAQTPKQEIRHWHRSPEPSMGLLEQIVVLLVETFRPYSGVIRVHPIKVSLFKSYLRQVGSL